The nucleotide sequence ATATGCCAACAACGCGGACATTTTTCTCCCTGCGCCTCAGTCACTACAACACCCACCGCCCCAACACATAAGGCCTCTACAGGAACTTCCTCTTCAACTGAATGGAGCGTGATTTGAGAAACGATAAAAAGATCCTTCCAATCATCTAAAGTTAAGTCTACCTGTGTGTGATCCACGCCGTACAAATGAATTGCAGCACCAAGCGATTGACCTATCTTCTTCTCCGAGCGTGCAGTTTCAAGCGCCTGTAGCACCACATCGCGTATAGCCAACAAATGATCCCATGTAGTAGCTAATGCATCATCTCTGTACTTTTCAGGAAGTTTTACCCACTCTGTGAGCTGAATACTTTGTACGTCTTTTTCAGTAAGTTGCATCCAAATTTCATCTGCTGTAAAGGTTAAGATTGGCGCGATCAGTGCGAGTAACGTATGGAGACACTGGTGAAGAACCGTTTGTATCGCTCTTCTAGATACAGAATCAACCACATCCACGTAAAGTGTATCTTTCGCAACATCTAAATAAAAACTAGACAACTCTGTTGAACAGAAGTTTTGGATAGCGTGATATACAACGTGAAACTCGTAATTTTCATAAGCATCCATACATTTTTCTTGAAGCCGGTACAAACGATCTAATAAATAACGATCAATGTCTCGCAACTGCTCATATGAAACACGTTGTGCATCACTAAAGTCAGACAAATTGCCAAGTAAGAAGCGAAATGTATTGCGTATTTTGCGATACACCTCTGAAACTTGTTTTAAAATCAAGTTAGAAATGCGCACATCTGATCGATAATCCACAGATGATACCCATAGGCGTAAAATATCTGCACCCATTTGTTCAATGACTTGGATGGGATCAATCCCGTTGCCAAGACTCTTTGACATTTTACGCCCGTCACCATCAACTGCAAAACCATGTGATAGGACTTGCCGATAGGGAGCTTGGCCCATAACCGCTACGGCTGTGGAAAGCGATGAATTAAACCAGCCGCGATATTGATCAGATCCTTCGACATACAAGTCAGCTGGCCACGCTAAGTCACTACGTTTTCTAAGGACAGCCATATGACTCGAGCCCGAATCAAACCAAACATCCATAATATCCGTTTCTTTGCGAAAATGGGTGTTTCCACACGAGCATGTTGAACCTACTGGTACGAGTTCATCCGCCTCTTTTTCAAACCAAATCTGTGATCCATGTGTTGCGAATAACTCAGCCACATGTTCGACGCTTTGCTCATCCAATAGAGCTTCATTGCACTGTTTACAATAAAACACAGGGATTGGAACGCCCCATGTGCGTTGCCGTGAAATACACCAATCTGTACGATCAGCAATCATGTTATGGAGACGTATCTTCCCCCAAGGAATAGCCCAAGAAACTTGTTCGACTTGTGCTAACATCTCGTCGCGAAACAGCGCAATCGACGCAAACCACTGCTCAGTTGCGCGATAAATCACAGGATTTTTACAGCGCCAGCAATGTGGATATTGATGCACAAGATCATGTTTAGCCAGTAGCGCACCACTTTCACGCAATGCCTCAATGATGACTGGATTGGCCTTAGCATAAAACTGACCAGTAAATGGTTCAGCTTCAGCGGTAAAACGAGCTTTATCGTCAAGTGGAGCAAAAATATCCAAATCGTACTGAAGTCCTACTAGGTAGTCTTCCATCCCATGGCCGGGCGCTGTATGCACGGCACCTGTCCCACTATCGAGTGTGACATGATCCCCCAAAACAACAAGAGAATCTCTCTCATAGAGTGGGTGTTTAGCTACTGCTCGCTCTAATTCACGGCCTTTATAAGTCGCTATAATGGCATGTTCTTCTTCTGCGAATCCAACATCTTTTAGCACACTCTCAACCAATTCAGACGCAATTAAGAGTTTTCTACCATGAACTGCGACCACTGAGTAATCAAAGTCAGGTCCTAGTGCAATCCCCATATTCGCCGGGATCGTCCAAGGAGTTGTTGTCCAAATAACAATTTCCGTATCATTTGATAGTACACCTTTGCCATCCTTTACTGGAAAAGCAACATAAATAGAAGGAGATGTATGCGTTTCATATTCAATCTCTGCTTCAGCTAATGCAGTTTCACATGATGGACACCAATATACCGGCTTGAAACCTTTGTAAATATACCCCTTTTGAGCCATTACCCCAAATACGCGAATTTGTTCTGCTTCGTAGCTAGGATCCATCGTAATATACGGATTTTGAAAGTCTCCACGAACGCCAAAGCGCAAAAATTGATCTCTTTGTAAGTCAATATACTTTAGCGCATAATCTGCGCACGCCTTCCTAAAATCCACAATACTGACTTCATGTCGATTTAACTTTTGTGCTTTAATAATGGCGTTTTCAATAGGTAATCCATGTGTATCCCATCCTGGTACATAAGGCGCATCAAAACCGTTCATTGAACGAGACTTAATGATGATATCTTTAATAATCTTATTTAAAGCGTGACCTAAATGAGTCTGGCCATTTGCGTAAGGGGG is from Sulfoacidibacillus ferrooxidans and encodes:
- the ileS gene encoding isoleucine--tRNA ligase; the protein is MEFDKTLNLPQTDFPMRGNLPKREPEMLRYWNEMDLYHSVQKTKMDKKKFILHDGPPYANGQTHLGHALNKIIKDIIIKSRSMNGFDAPYVPGWDTHGLPIENAIIKAQKLNRHEVSIVDFRKACADYALKYIDLQRDQFLRFGVRGDFQNPYITMDPSYEAEQIRVFGVMAQKGYIYKGFKPVYWCPSCETALAEAEIEYETHTSPSIYVAFPVKDGKGVLSNDTEIVIWTTTPWTIPANMGIALGPDFDYSVVAVHGRKLLIASELVESVLKDVGFAEEEHAIIATYKGRELERAVAKHPLYERDSLVVLGDHVTLDSGTGAVHTAPGHGMEDYLVGLQYDLDIFAPLDDKARFTAEAEPFTGQFYAKANPVIIEALRESGALLAKHDLVHQYPHCWRCKNPVIYRATEQWFASIALFRDEMLAQVEQVSWAIPWGKIRLHNMIADRTDWCISRQRTWGVPIPVFYCKQCNEALLDEQSVEHVAELFATHGSQIWFEKEADELVPVGSTCSCGNTHFRKETDIMDVWFDSGSSHMAVLRKRSDLAWPADLYVEGSDQYRGWFNSSLSTAVAVMGQAPYRQVLSHGFAVDGDGRKMSKSLGNGIDPIQVIEQMGADILRLWVSSVDYRSDVRISNLILKQVSEVYRKIRNTFRFLLGNLSDFSDAQRVSYEQLRDIDRYLLDRLYRLQEKCMDAYENYEFHVVYHAIQNFCSTELSSFYLDVAKDTLYVDVVDSVSRRAIQTVLHQCLHTLLALIAPILTFTADEIWMQLTEKDVQSIQLTEWVKLPEKYRDDALATTWDHLLAIRDVVLQALETARSEKKIGQSLGAAIHLYGVDHTQVDLTLDDWKDLFIVSQITLHSVEEEVPVEALCVGAVGVVVTEAQGEKCPRCWHIRTDIGLDVRVPEVCPRCAEILVQKGLV